The following proteins come from a genomic window of Candidatus Stygibacter australis:
- a CDS encoding thiamine diphosphokinase, which produces MSNEKSICIIANGEKPDLSVLVRALSGVDLVIAADGGSNHCLDLRITPDVIIGDLDSAAPNIDKIFPKAEIIHLPDQDTSDMEKAVNYALGYKPDRINIISALGLRADHMLQNILIFYHFNQLKPLNEVEICLYDNWGKMKFLAPGSHTIRNKKGRAVSFFSFGSISNLTLKGFRYNLDNQKSQGYFGGLSNVYESDECLVEFDGSRMIWYECYEAKGESVDE; this is translated from the coding sequence ATGAGTAATGAGAAATCAATCTGCATTATTGCAAATGGTGAGAAACCGGATCTGAGTGTACTGGTAAGGGCACTTTCCGGAGTGGATCTGGTGATAGCTGCTGATGGGGGCAGCAATCATTGTCTGGATTTGAGAATCACACCAGATGTGATAATTGGTGATCTGGATTCTGCAGCTCCTAATATTGATAAGATATTTCCTAAGGCAGAGATAATTCACCTGCCAGATCAGGATACCAGTGATATGGAGAAAGCGGTGAATTATGCTTTAGGTTATAAACCTGATAGAATAAATATAATCTCAGCTTTGGGACTGAGAGCAGACCACATGCTGCAGAATATCCTGATATTTTATCATTTTAACCAATTAAAACCCTTGAATGAAGTGGAAATATGCCTGTATGATAACTGGGGTAAGATGAAATTTCTGGCTCCCGGAAGTCATACAATCAGAAATAAAAAAGGCAGGGCAGTATCATTTTTTAGTTTTGGCAGCATCAGTAACTTGACATTAAAGGGATTCAGGTATAATTTAGATAATCAGAAAAGTCAGGGATATTTTGGCGGATTGAGCAACGTTTATGAATCAGATGAATGCCTGGTGGAATTTGACGGCAGCAGGATGATCTGGTATGAATGCTATGAAGCGAAAGGAGAAAGTGTAGATGAATAA
- the selA gene encoding L-seryl-tRNA(Sec) selenium transferase, whose amino-acid sequence MNKDEYRLLPGVDIVLQDKACESVITRYGVGRVTETVRVIIEQSRQEIGRGAKAMNADEIIAECDKLLKDKTQSSLHPVINGSGIVLHTNLGRAPLGEKVISDLQDILTGYCNVEFDLHTGKRGKREDHVRSLLQEITGAEDAVVVNNNAAAVMLILKTLAEGKEVIISRGELIEIGGSFRIPDIMAASGAKMVEVGCTNITKLSDYEDAITPDTGLIFKAHKSNYYIGGFSEEVELDDLVALAHDNDLVMVYDIGSGLLRKPEQLDMASEPDVKTAIQSGVDLLCFSGDKLLGGPQAGIITGKQEYVQQIAKAPMMRALRVGKMTISALISVMQAYLNDNELIASIPIFQLLNRKLSEKQALAEKLIGYLEEAGIRATIVESYGRCGGGTMPELKIDSIAVQIVFDHPDMAEVVHQQLLLGEKPVLGILREGELLFDLTSLMESDLPVIAEQLAIAINNL is encoded by the coding sequence ATGAATAAGGATGAATACCGTTTATTACCGGGAGTAGATATAGTTTTGCAGGATAAGGCTTGTGAAAGCGTGATAACCAGATATGGGGTCGGGCGCGTAACAGAAACTGTGCGAGTGATCATAGAGCAATCCAGACAGGAGATTGGCAGGGGAGCAAAGGCAATGAATGCAGATGAGATAATAGCAGAATGTGACAAATTGCTCAAGGACAAAACGCAAAGCAGTTTACACCCTGTGATAAATGGAAGTGGTATTGTGCTTCATACTAATCTGGGCAGGGCACCTCTGGGAGAGAAAGTGATCAGTGATCTGCAGGATATTTTGACAGGTTATTGTAATGTGGAATTTGACCTGCATACAGGGAAGAGGGGAAAGCGGGAAGATCACGTTCGGAGTCTTCTGCAGGAGATCACGGGTGCTGAAGATGCTGTGGTTGTTAATAATAATGCAGCGGCAGTAATGCTGATCCTGAAAACTCTGGCTGAAGGGAAGGAAGTAATAATTTCCCGGGGAGAACTGATAGAAATAGGCGGTTCCTTCAGGATACCTGATATTATGGCAGCCTCTGGGGCAAAGATGGTTGAGGTTGGCTGCACGAACATAACAAAGCTGAGCGATTACGAGGATGCAATTACACCTGATACAGGATTGATCTTCAAAGCGCATAAATCAAATTATTATATTGGCGGGTTCAGTGAAGAGGTGGAGCTTGATGATCTGGTAGCGCTTGCTCACGATAACGATCTGGTGATGGTTTATGATATAGGCAGTGGTTTACTGCGCAAGCCGGAGCAGCTTGACATGGCATCAGAACCAGATGTGAAAACTGCTATTCAGAGTGGGGTTGATCTGCTGTGTTTTAGCGGAGATAAATTACTTGGCGGTCCTCAGGCGGGGATAATTACCGGTAAGCAGGAATATGTGCAGCAGATAGCAAAAGCACCAATGATGAGAGCATTGAGAGTGGGGAAGATGACCATCTCTGCTTTGATCAGCGTGATGCAGGCATATCTTAATGATAATGAACTGATAGCCAGTATTCCTATCTTCCAGTTGCTGAACAGGAAATTGAGCGAGAAACAAGCTTTAGCAGAAAAATTGATAGGTTATTTAGAAGAAGCTGGAATAAGAGCGACGATCGTCGAAAGCTATGGCAGATGTGGCGGGGGGACAATGCCTGAACTTAAGATCGATAGTATAGCAGTTCAGATAGTATTTGATCACCCTGATATGGCAGAGGTTGTCCATCAGCAGTTACTATTGGGAGAGAAGCCGGTATTAGGAATCTTGCGTGAAGGTGAACTATTGTTTGATCTTACCAGTCTGATGGAAAGTGACCTGCCTGTGATAGCAGAACAGCTTGCCATCGCCATTAATAATCTTTAA
- a CDS encoding TIGR01212 family radical SAM protein (This family includes YhcC from E. coli K-12, an uncharacterized radical SAM protein.) yields the protein MQLSDLINTYSKAMLIKYGEKVFRVGVSTGIICPHRAEGGCLFCNPQTFRGAYQAEELTIETQLEKGINILKQNSKAKSFIAYFQDETSSAGEIDYLKDVFSRAINYPEIKGLTISTRPDYVNEELCELLGSFNKPVSIEIGMQSIHDSSLQYLERGHSHHDTIEAIELCRKWVINTGVHLIMGIPGESRQDMIDTIRWVSDNKGIQEIKLHNLVIYSGTRLGELWEKGEVKQMPIDEYIEILSELIPWVREDIVISRLFTSNILHNDLGVEPMPGNKTKWMNQLLLKLIKKQYRQGSSLGDG from the coding sequence ATGCAGCTATCTGATCTGATAAATACATATTCTAAAGCTATGCTGATAAAGTATGGCGAGAAAGTATTCCGGGTAGGAGTCAGTACTGGTATAATCTGTCCTCATCGGGCAGAGGGAGGATGTCTATTTTGTAATCCTCAAACCTTTAGAGGGGCATATCAAGCTGAAGAACTGACAATAGAAACGCAATTGGAAAAAGGGATTAATATCCTTAAGCAAAACAGCAAAGCAAAATCCTTTATTGCCTACTTCCAGGATGAAACATCTTCTGCAGGAGAGATTGATTACTTGAAGGATGTCTTCAGCAGGGCAATAAATTATCCAGAGATAAAGGGACTTACCATATCAACGCGTCCGGATTATGTGAATGAGGAATTATGTGAGTTACTGGGTTCTTTTAATAAACCAGTAAGTATCGAAATCGGGATGCAGAGCATCCATGACAGCAGTCTGCAATATCTGGAGCGGGGACACAGTCATCATGATACTATCGAAGCAATAGAGCTTTGCCGGAAATGGGTAATAAATACGGGAGTGCATCTGATCATGGGTATTCCGGGAGAGAGCAGGCAGGATATGATCGATACGATACGTTGGGTATCAGATAATAAGGGGATCCAGGAGATCAAGCTGCATAATCTGGTGATATATTCCGGGACAAGACTGGGAGAATTGTGGGAGAAGGGTGAAGTCAAGCAGATGCCGATAGATGAATACATTGAGATATTAAGTGAATTAATACCCTGGGTGAGAGAAGATATTGTGATCAGCAGGCTGTTTACGAGCAACATTCTGCACAATGACCTGGGAGTGGAGCCAATGCCGGGAAATAAAACGAAATGGATGAATCAATTACTCCTTAAGCTGATCAAAAAACAATATAGGCAGGGAAGTAGTCTGGGAGATGGGTAA